The window TTCTGGCAACCTACGGCTACTTGCCTAAAACGAAGTACGGCAGCCATGCAGCACGGGTAAGTAGCCTGAAACTGAATGTCCCGCTGGTCAAGCAGCTTCCTGAACTCCCTACTGGCTGCGAAATAACTGCTGTCACGATGATGCTTCTTTATAAAGGTGCTAACGTAAACAAAGTCAGCCTCGCAAGGGAAATGCCAAGGCATTCATGGGATCCGAACCAAGGGTATGTTGGAGATCCTTTTACTAAAGGCGGCTGGACCATTTACCCGTCAGCTTTAATGAGTCTAGTGAAAAAGTATGCCGGAACATCCGTCAACCTGACCGGAACCAGCAATGCAACGTTAGAATCGTATTTATCGAAAAATAAACCGGTAGTTGTCTGGGCATCACCAATGCACGGGTTCTCCGTCCACGCCATCACGCTAACCGGATTCGACGGAAGCAATTACTACTATAATGACCCTTGGACCGGTGAAAAGAACGTTAAAATGAGCAAAACTAGTTTTAACAAAATCTGGGCAAACCAAAATAAGAGGGCCATTTCCTATTAACTTTTATGAAAAAATTGCTATCAAGGATACCTAAGTACTAGTGATACCAGAAACGCTACTAACTATTGAGGCCAAGATTTTTTCAGGAATCTTGGCCTATTTCTTTTTAAAATGGCAGGACTGGACGAATGCGGGAATTAAAAGCACAATGAGAATAACAAGTACCAGAGAGGTGTTGCGGAATGGGCTCCAATTATCGGGAAACGGTTCACCATCAAACTAACCAGGCGGGGCAGCATAGCCACTGCACCCATCATGGCCATTCGCACCAATCTTGCGTTGCACTCGTTCCAATTTTTAATCATTTGGAGAAGCCGCAGATGGACGAAATCATGAAGACGGCGCGGCCGGCTTCTTTTAAAAAAGGTGAAATTGTGTACCAGGCCGGCAGCGAGTCGGATTCGCTCTATATTGTCCATAAGGGCAAAATCCGGATTTACCGGCTTTCCGAGTCGGGTAAGGAACAGCTTGTCCGCATCCTTAATCCTGGTGATTTTACCGGGGAATTGGCTTTGTTCAATGAAGGTGTGCATGAGTCCTTTGCCGAAGCGATGGCTGATACGGAAGTATGCATGATACGCCGTGGTGACCTCCAGGAATTCCTGTTGAAGTATCCGACGATTGCTTTGAAGATACTGGCCGAGTTCTCGAACCGGCTTGAGCAGTCAGAGAAGCAGGGTGCGCGTACGGCAACGGAAAAGGTGGAAACGAGGATTGCGCTGTTTTTGGTCGATTGCCTGGAGGATGAAGGGGCGTCCCGTGAGTTTAAGCTGCCGATAGCTAAGAAGGATCTTGCATCCTATCTTGGTACGACTCCTGAAACAGTCAGCCGGAAGCTCACCGAGTTTGAGGATGCCGGATTAATCCGCCAAAAGCCTCAAAAGAGAATTGAGATTCTTGACCTTGATAGGCTGCTGCTCGTTTAGCGTACTCTGAAAAGGGTGCGCTTATTTTTTTTGTGGAGGTGTCATTTTTTAAAAAAACTTCCGTCTTATTGTATAAACGGGATGGTGAGCGAAATGCGTAAATTTAGCTTAATTGTTATGCTGGCAAGCTTGGTTCTGCTGATGAATACGACTGTGTTTGCGACCAGCTGGGTTGATGTCAATCCAAAAGAGGTCGTTAACAGGGCGGATGTGATTGTTAGCGGCACGTATGATTTTTCCGATGAACGGGAAGAAAGTGAGTTTATTTTCCATGGCGTGGCGTTTAATGTTAGCAAGGTGTATAAAGGTGATAATGTATCCAAAAAGATAACAGCAGGCCTTGATCCTTTCGACGATGGCTGGGTGGACGAATTTCAGCGTAAAGGCGGGGAATTCCTGTTGTTTTTGGAGAATAGTGAAGAGGCAGACTTCCTTGTGCCTGTTGGCGGCCCAAATGGAATGATTCAATTTAAGAATGGCAAGGTCGTCCATCCTGTTGATACAAAAAGGGTGTTTTTTGAAGAATTCCTAAAAACAGTGGAAGAGAAACCAGCAGTTCCGGCACTTCCAAAGTCTGAACCAGCAAAGCCTGAACCCGTTGAATCTGCCGAGGATCACAGGCCGGTGCTGGCATTAACAGTTGGCATAGGTGTTCTGGTTTGTTTAGGAGTTGGAATTTTTCTAAAAAGGAGAATGTGAGTGGAACGAAGCTGTTGCCTTTTGCACCATCATGGCTGATGCATAGAATAGAGCCTCGTAAAATGGGCCAGCCCTCATGTAATCAGGGTCCACCGAGGCGGATTAATCCAATAGAACCGGTTTAATAGATTAATCAGTGTTCGGGAGAGGTGGATTAATCCAATAGAGTAGGTTTAATAGATTAATCAGTGTTCGGGAGAGGCGGATTAATCCAATAGAGCCGGTTTAATAGATTAATCAGGGTTCGGGAGAGGTGGATTAATCCAATAGAGTCGGTTTAATAGATTAATCAGTGTTCGGGGGAGGTGGATTAATCCAATAGAGTCGGTTTATTAGATTAATCAGTGTTCGGGAGAGGTGGATTAATCCAATAGAGTCGGTTTAATAGATTAATCAGTGTTCGGGGGAGGTGGATTAATCCAATAGAAGCGGCATACAGTCAAAAGAGCCATTCCACTTAACGGAATGGCTCTTAATAGTATTTTTCCTGGAGCCACTTGGACCTGATTAGTTCTTTATCGTTTTGGTTCCTTTCTTTGACGGCTTCAAACATCACTTTCCATAATCCTTCCTTCCACTTGGCGGGGTCTTGTTCGTAGTAGTAGATTCCCTCCACTGTGGAAATATCGTCAGTGAAATCGAGATGGATGAGGCTGTTTTTATAAAAGACGAACGTGAAGCCATGTTCGATTGATAAATGATTATCTTTAAAAAAGGATAATGCAAAGTATGTATAGTCATCTTTCACGGTGTCGGTCAGAATCTGGAACGCGGGTTTACCGATATAGGAATGGATTTCACTGCTGTTTGAAAAAGTGATTGGGCTAAATGAATAGTCTTCCGAGTTGAAAATTTCCCATTTGATTGGTCCATCTTCCTGCAAAGCAAACAGTGTATCAAGTACCGTTTTATAAATTTGAGGAAATTCTTTCTTTAAAAAGTTTATTGTATTGAGCTCTTTGGTTGAGAGAGGGGGCTTGGTTATACAGTTGCCAACGATTTCAATCTCATCAGTCCCAAACAGGGCAGCCGGGCTGTTTACGGTTAGCCAGCCATCATATTCTCCATATTCCTCGTAGTATTTAAAACGATCGATTTGATTAACCATTTGTTCGCCTCCTTAATTTTATAAACTATATATTCTATATTTCTACAAAATTTTCCTTCTTTTTTAAAAATGGCTACCCTAAAGTCGGGATAGCCGCAGAAATTTCTATAGTTCAATAACAAATTCGGTTCCTTGGCCTTGTTCGCTGCTGACAGAGATGGTGCCGCCATGTGCTTCAACAAGTTCTTTGGCGATTGCAAGTCCAAGGCCGCTGCCGCCGAGGGCGCGGGTTCGGGATTTGTCAACACGGTAGAAGCGTTCAAAGATGCGGGGAACGTCTTCTTTTGGAATGCCCCAGCCGCGGTCACGGACTGCAATCGTAACATGCTCGGACTGCCGATTTCCCTCAACTCTTGAAACGGTGACACTTACCATGCTGCCAGGATCGGAGTATTTGCGTGCGTTTTCAATCAGGTTGATGATTACCTGCTCAAAGCGGATTGGATCGATGCTGACGGAGATGTTTTCTGGGCATACAAGATCGAGCTTCATTTGCTTGTCGGTGAAGGCAGGGGCAGCTTTGCTAAAAATCCCCTCAAGATAAGGCTTGAGCTCGACATCCACTTTGTCGATGGAGAAGGTGTTTTCGTCTATCCTTGCCAGGTTGAACAGTTCTTTGACGAGTTTGGCGAGCTTTCCGGCTTCTTCGGTAATGATGGTAAGGTATTTGTTGCGCTCAGCAGGTTCAAGTTCCTGACGCTGGGCGATTTCGGCATAGCCCTTGATATATGTGAGGGGCGTTC is drawn from Bacillus sp. FJAT-18017 and contains these coding sequences:
- a CDS encoding Crp/Fnr family transcriptional regulator; this encodes MGSNYRETVHHQTNQAGQHSHCTHHGHSHQSCVALVPIFNHLEKPQMDEIMKTARPASFKKGEIVYQAGSESDSLYIVHKGKIRIYRLSESGKEQLVRILNPGDFTGELALFNEGVHESFAEAMADTEVCMIRRGDLQEFLLKYPTIALKILAEFSNRLEQSEKQGARTATEKVETRIALFLVDCLEDEGASREFKLPIAKKDLASYLGTTPETVSRKLTEFEDAGLIRQKPQKRIEILDLDRLLLV